A single region of the Mesotoga sp. Brook.08.105.5.1 genome encodes:
- a CDS encoding Fur family transcriptional regulator: MKKDQLRAELKRRNQRMTAQREYVLRFFFEAETDHLSADEVYHKIQSKKFGISKATVYRTIELLVEIGLLRKIIFEDGIVRYEPVKRGEHHHHHIICSNCGSVVEFHLDNLEELEELVKSRTGYSIDDHQLKFYGLCPECLSKVKNKKSDSNDNR, encoded by the coding sequence ATGAAGAAAGACCAACTAAGGGCCGAACTTAAGAGAAGAAACCAGAGAATGACAGCTCAAAGAGAGTACGTGCTAAGATTCTTCTTTGAAGCTGAGACAGATCACTTAAGCGCCGACGAAGTCTACCACAAGATTCAGAGCAAGAAATTCGGGATAAGCAAAGCAACCGTTTATAGAACCATTGAGTTGCTCGTAGAGATAGGCCTTCTAAGGAAGATTATTTTCGAAGATGGAATTGTAAGGTACGAACCGGTGAAAAGGGGAGAGCATCATCATCATCACATAATTTGCAGCAACTGCGGTTCCGTTGTCGAGTTTCACCTTGACAATCTCGAAGAACTTGAAGAGCTTGTGAAGTCAAGAACAGGATATAGTATAGACGATCATCAGCTTAAATTCTACGGTTTGTGTCCAGAATGCCTGAGCAAAGTGAAGAATAAGAAAAGTGACAGCAACGATAATAGATAG
- a CDS encoding ribosome maturation factor RimP yields the protein MEDLKKELLALANEVANNLGYSIYDLGLSRRGKKRLVKVTIDKLDRYISISDCESFSAEFDRALDSADLVPFSYDLVVESPGLERALRDLDDYFRFTGEKAKIILKEPVEGISVVIGKIVSCQGEVVTVESSENGKEIAFHFSNVKRANLKL from the coding sequence GTGGAGGACCTGAAGAAAGAGTTGCTCGCGCTGGCAAATGAAGTCGCAAACAACCTGGGGTATTCGATCTATGACCTAGGTCTCTCAAGAAGAGGAAAGAAGAGACTGGTGAAAGTCACGATCGATAAGCTGGACAGATATATCTCAATAAGCGACTGTGAATCGTTTTCGGCCGAGTTTGATAGAGCACTTGATTCAGCGGACCTCGTTCCCTTCTCTTATGATCTGGTAGTCGAATCCCCGGGACTTGAACGTGCATTAAGAGATCTTGATGATTATTTCAGATTCACTGGAGAGAAGGCAAAGATTATACTCAAGGAACCCGTTGAAGGGATTTCAGTTGTGATTGGAAAGATTGTCTCGTGCCAAGGTGAAGTTGTTACTGTCGAGAGCTCTGAGAACGGTAAAGAGATAGCATTCCACTTTTCAAATGTTAAGCGTGCTAACCTAAAACTATGA
- the nusA gene encoding transcription termination factor NusA yields MNLNLLEALDQLQDEKSIEKEEVIDILEKALQSAYKKNFASESDVDVRIDRLTGDIEVFERLVVVDTVENPSLEVTLEEALKVNSAAEIGTTIERKLNIKKFKRIAAQTARQVLIQKIREKEKENLFDKYVDMKGTATTSEILRVTSEWVDLRIGKLETRIPTKELIPGEQPRLNSLMKVFVVDVARSARGPRLLVTRRTPEFVIELLRLQVPEIESGDVTVKAIAREEGVRSKVAVFSDNTKVDPVGACIGESGARIAEVLREIKPEKVDILRWSNVPAELVGNSIAPASALEVKIVNAETHEAVVYVSPTQLSLAIGKGGQNARLAAKLTGWKIDIKPIM; encoded by the coding sequence ATGAATCTCAATCTCTTGGAAGCCCTTGACCAACTGCAGGACGAAAAGAGTATCGAAAAAGAAGAGGTCATTGATATACTTGAGAAAGCGCTGCAAAGCGCCTACAAGAAGAATTTCGCTTCGGAAAGCGATGTCGATGTGAGAATAGACAGACTTACAGGTGACATTGAGGTTTTCGAAAGACTTGTTGTTGTTGATACAGTAGAGAATCCTTCTTTGGAAGTAACTCTGGAAGAAGCTCTCAAGGTAAATTCTGCCGCTGAGATAGGCACCACAATTGAGAGAAAGTTGAATATCAAGAAGTTCAAGAGAATCGCTGCACAGACAGCTCGGCAGGTGCTAATTCAAAAGATCCGTGAAAAGGAAAAAGAAAACCTGTTCGATAAGTATGTAGATATGAAAGGCACAGCAACCACTTCTGAGATATTGAGAGTCACTTCCGAATGGGTTGACCTTCGAATAGGAAAGTTAGAGACTAGAATTCCCACAAAGGAACTAATTCCTGGAGAACAGCCGAGGCTGAACTCTCTGATGAAGGTCTTTGTTGTGGATGTTGCGAGATCTGCAAGAGGTCCTCGTTTGCTTGTGACGAGACGTACACCTGAATTCGTCATCGAGCTGCTCAGACTTCAGGTTCCAGAGATCGAAAGCGGAGATGTGACAGTCAAAGCAATAGCTCGAGAGGAAGGGGTCCGGTCTAAGGTAGCTGTCTTCAGCGATAATACCAAGGTTGATCCCGTAGGAGCCTGCATAGGGGAAAGCGGTGCAAGAATTGCCGAGGTTCTTCGCGAGATAAAACCCGAAAAGGTCGATATCCTAAGATGGAGCAATGTTCCGGCCGAACTAGTCGGCAATTCGATTGCACCAGCCTCCGCTTTAGAAGTGAAAATTGTGAATGCAGAAACCCACGAGGCGGTGGTTTACGTTTCTCCAACACAATTATCTCTAGCAATTGGAAAAGGCGGACAGAACGCGAGACTTGCCGCAAAACTGACAGGCTGGAAGATCGACATAAAGCCCATAATGTAA